CCAGAGCGGCGAGCCCGCCAGTTCGCACGCCCTGGCCGGCTTCATCGCCCAGCTCCACCCGCCCCCCACGCTGCTCGAACGGGAAGAGCCCGCCGAGCAGCCCCATGCGCAGACCCACACCCTTCCGCACCTCACCCTTTCCCCCAACGCCATGAAAACTCCCAACTCCGAGCTCCCGCCCGAGGAGGACTGGGATGAGGTGCCAGGTGGCCCCGCGCTCAGCACGAGTGGACAGGTCGTCCGGACCGAGCCCGAGTCCACCCCCCCACTCGCCTCGCGCTGCGCTCATTGCCATGCCCCTCTTCCCGCGGACGGAGCCCGGTGCTCGCGGTGCGGCCAGACCCAGTCCCCCGTCATCTCCCCCCTCGGCCGGGACGACACACCGCTCGAGCTCGCGTCCCCCTCCCGGACACCGGAGCCGGCGGAGTTCTCCCCGCTGGAGCTCGGCGGGCCACGAGCCGCCCAGGCCGAACTCCCGCGGCTCGCCGAACGGGCTCCCCGGCCCCAAAACACCTATGTGCCGGTCGACATGCGCGGCCCCTGGCGCCGGCGCCTGCGCTCCCTGCTGACGACGCTGCTCGTGCTGGGAGCCGTCGGCGGAGCGCTCTGGGTGGCATGGCCCCACGCGGGGCCCCTGCTCGCGCGGCTGCGCGCCTCCCTGGGCGTCGCGCCCCACACCGCCATCCTCTCCATCCAGAGCACCCCCTCGGGCGCCACGGTGAGCGTGGACGGCAAGGTGGTGGGCACCACGCCCCTGTTCATCGACAACATCTACCCCGAGCAGGACATCCCCGTGCGGCTCACCCTCAAGGGCTACAAGCCCTGGAAGGGCACCTTCACGGGAAACCAGCCGGTGTCGCTCGACGTCCAGCTCAAGCGCTGAGGGCGGCGGGCCCGGGGCCCACCGCTCACTTCACCAGACGCAGGTGGCCCCGCCGGGGCTCGGGCGGCTCGTCCTTGGGGCCCTCGGCCTCGGAGGGCGGCAGCGGCGCCTCGGACTCTGGCGGAGGCAGCACCTCGCGCAGCACGGCCCGGGGACGCTCCATGGGCGCCGGGGGCGGACTCGCCGGCTCCGGCATGCCCTCGGGCACCTTGGACGTCACCATCGACTGTTGGAGCAGCTCGGCCGGCATGTCGTCCGGGTACGCCCAGGACTCCTTCGTCACGTGGCTGGTGACGGCGAAGAGCGAGGACCAGGGCACGGCCACCTTGAAGCGGCTCCCCGAGAAGCTCAGCGTGCAGCGCACGCCCCACTCCCCCACCGTCAGATCCGGCGGATCGAACCGGTAGGAGAGGTTGAGGCGCAGGTGGGACTCACTGCGCAGCGAGTGGGGGACGAGCACCCCCGGACGGCGCGCGTCCAGGTGGATCATCACCATCCCCCTGTCGAGCGCGGCGAGCAACCGCGCCTTCTTCTCGGGAACCTTATTGTCCATCGCCGTCGCCGGCGGGAGGGGGGGCGTCTCAGCGACGGCGCATCGCCCGGTCCATCTCCCGCTTCGTCTCCCGTTCCTTGATGTCCTGCCGTCTGTCTTCGTGGGTCTTCCCGCGGCACAGCCCGAGCTCCACCTTGGCCCGGCCCTGCTTGAAATACATGAGCAACGGGATGATGGAATAGCCGCGCTCGCGCACCTTCGCCATCCAGCGGTCGAGCTGCTCGCGGTGCAGCAGCAACTTCCGGCCCCGCAGGGGCTCGTGGGAGAAGAAGCTGGACGGGTTGTAGGTGCCGATGTGGGCGTTGAGCAGGTAGAGCTCGTCGCCCTTGGGCAGCGCGTACGCGTCCGACAGATTGACCGTGCCGGCCCGCAGCGCCTTCACCTCGCTGCCGGTGAGCAACAGGCCCGCCTCCAGCTTCTCGTCCACGGAGTAGGTGGCGCGCGCCTTGCGGTTCTCCGTGATGACCCTGATGCCGGGCTCACCCGTCCCGCTCTTCCCGCCGCCCTTACCCTTCGCACCCGACATTCGCGCGTGTCCCTCTAGCCGCCGATGGGCTGGTTGTCGATGAGCCGGGTCTTCCCGGCGAAGGCCGCGATGATCATCCTCGCGGGCTGCCCCGGCGTCACGGCGGACAGCGGCTTCAACGACGTGGCATCCACCAGCTCCACATAATCCTCGCGCAACCCCGCCGCCGCCAGTTCACGGCGCACCACGTCGACGAGCGCCGCGGCCTCGCGAGTGCCCCGCTGGTGGAGCGCCTGGGCGGCCGCCATTCCCCGCGACAGGGCGAGCGCCCGGTGACGCTCCTCCGGCGACAGGTAGGCATTGCGCGAACTCATGGCGAGCCCGTCCGGCTCACGCACGGTGGGCATGCCGACGATCTCCACCCCCAGGCACAGATCGCGCTCGAGGGCGCGGATGACCTGGAGCTGCTGGTAGTCCTTCTCGCCGAAGAGGGCCACCCGGGGCTTGAAGAGGCACAAGAGCTTCGTCACCACCGTGGCCACGCCCTGGAAGTGGCCGGGCCGGCGCGCACCGCACAGGCCCTGGCTCACCTCCCCCACCGTCACCGACGTCTGGAAGCCGGGCGGGTACATCTCCGCCGGCTCGGGGGTGAACACCGCCTCCGCGCCGGCACTGGCGCACTTGGTCAGGTCTCCCTCCAGGTCGCGCGGGTAGCGTGACAGGTCCTCGTTGGGACCGAACTGGGTGGGGTTGACGAAGATGGAGGCGGCGACGACGTCGGCCCGGCGGCGTCCCTCGCGCATCAATGACAGGTGGCCGTCGTGCAGGTAGCCCATGGTGGGCACCAGGGCCAGGCTCCGGCCCGAGCGGCGAAGCGACTCCACCCAGGCGGCGGTCTCGGCGACGGTGCGAAGGACGAGCGGGGCCATGGGCTAGACCGGAGCTCCGTAGATGGGACCCACCTTGTCAGCCACCTCGGTGGGCAGCGCGTCCGAGACGGCCGGCTGCGTGGGCATCAGCCGCACGGGCTGCTTGCCCTTGAAGGAGTGCTCCTCGTCCGGGAAGTTGCCCGAGCGCACTTCGGAGAAGTAGGCGCCCGCCGCCTCGGTGATGGAGCCGTGCAGGTTGGTGAAGCGCTTGACGAACTTGGGCTTGAAGTCCGGATTCATTCCCAACAGGTCGTAACAGACGAGCACCTGGCCATCGCAGTGCTTGCCGGCGCCGATGCCGATGGTGGGGATGGTGAGCTTCTGGGTGATCTGCCGCGCCAGATCCAGCGGCACGCCCTCGAGCACCAGCGAGAAGCACCCGGCGCGCTCCAGCGCGAGGGCATCGTCCACCATCTTGCGCGCGGCGTCCTCGTCGCGGCCCTGCACCACGTAGCCGCCCATCTTGTGCACCGACTGCGGCGTGAGACCCAGGTGCCCCATGACAGGGATGCTGGCGCGCACGATGGCCGACACGACGTCGGCGAACTCCGCGCCCCCCTCGAGCTTCACTCCGCCCACGTTGCCCTCGGACACCAGGCGGCCCGCGTTGCGCACCGCCTCCTGCACCGACACCTGGTAGCTCATGAAGGGCATGTCGCCCACCACCAGCGCCCGCTTCGTGCCCCGAGCGACCATGGCCGAGTGGTACACCATCTGATCCATGGTGACCGGCAGGGTGGAGTCGTGACCCTGGACGACCATGCCCAGCGAGTCCCCGATGAGCAGAACGTCGGCTCCGGCCTCGTCGAACAGCCGGGCGAAGGTGGCATCGTAGGCCGTGACCATGCAGATCTTCTGTCCGGCCTGCTTCTGGCGCTTCAGCGTGTGGATGGTGACCTTGTCCTTCACGGTTCACCTCCTAATGGTGAGGGGTAGGGTTCCTGCGGTGCGAGCATGGACGTCCTTCACCGTCCCCCGAGGGGGATCGCCTTGGACGGCCACCGAGGAACACTCTAACGCCCTTGGGCTCGCCGTGGGGTCTCTCTTTGAGACCGGGCGGGCGAACGGGCGCCGCTCAGGCGCGTCTGCCCGGGGACACCTGCGCCCGGTCGATGGACGCCAGCAGACCCTGCAGGTCACCTTCGTCGTGGACGAAGTCGATGTCCGACGTGTCTACCACCAACAGCGGGGTCTCCGTGTAGCGGGAGAAGAAGTCGTTGTAGGCGTGGACGAGCTCCTCCAGATAGCCCGCGTCGAACTGGCGCTCGAACTCGCGGCCCCGCTTCTTGATGCGGTGGAGCAGCACGTCCAGACGGGCCTTCAGGTAGATGACCAGGTCGGGCCGGGTCACCCGCGGCGCGAGCGCCTCGAAGACGCGCTCGTAGAGGGCCAGCTCGTGCGAGTCCAGCGTCAGGCACGCGAAGATGCGATCCTTGGCGAACAGGTAGTCGCTGACCGTCACCGACTGGAACAGGTCCGTCTGGAACAGCTCCTGCTGCTGCTTGAAGCGCGAGAGCAGGAAGAAGATCTGCGTCTGGAAGGCGTACTTCTGCCGGTCCGAGTAGAAATTGGCGAGGAAGGGATTCTCCTCGACGATCTCGAAGGTGCGCCGCGCGCCGAAGCGCCCGGCGAGGATGTCGGAGAGACTCGTCTTGCCGACGCCGATGGGCCCCTCGACCACGATGTAGCGGTTGTCCATCCGCTTCGAGACCTCCCGAACTTCGCTGGAACTCCGCCCGGAAGCGCGGCCCCACGGCCACGGCCCACGGCGGGGCGCGGATAAGAGCACGGGAGCCGCGAGCGGGCAATGTTCGCGCGCCTCGCGAGCACGCCGGGCTTGACGGCCAAAGAGGCGTCCACTACCAGGGATGCCCACGCGCGGAAGCGAGCGGGACACGCGAGGATCTGGAGCGATGAGCCGACGTCAGCGAGCGAGGACGATCACCGAGCTGGAGCCCTCCCCGGCCCCGGCCACCGGAACGACCGAGCCTCCCCCTCCGCCGGATCCCCTCTACGGGGTGGCCCTGCTCAAGATGGCCCTGGAGCTCAAGCGCCAGCGCGAGAGTTCTCCAGAGGAGATCCTCCGCGGCGTGCTCGCGCGCATGCGGCTGTCCGAGGGGGAGTTCCGCGCCTGGCTCGCGCAGCAGGGCGAGCTGGCCAAGGTGTTCGGCGGCCCTTGAGCGCCCCCGGGCCCGCTCAGTGCGCGGCCAGCCAGCCCTGGAGGACGATGTCCACGGCGTTGCTCAGGGACTTGCAGAACGAGTACTCGGTGCGGAGCCGCTCCACGGGTGAAGCCGCCTCGAAGCGCCGCGTCTCGAAGAAGAGCGCGTACACCACCCGCTCCCCCACCTTGGAGCGGATGCCGAGGTGCTCG
The nucleotide sequence above comes from Cystobacter fuscus DSM 2262. Encoded proteins:
- a CDS encoding serine/threonine-protein kinase gives rise to the protein MKESRYQLVRPLAVGGMAELFLGKTRGAGGFEKPVAIKRMLPHLARDPTLTRMFLAEARLATHLQHQNIASVYDVGSSAEGLFLVMELVEGWDLSVLLRHALHHGQRFPPHLVAFIGTQVLAGLVHAYRRLHEGRPVLTAHRDVSPSNILVSREGEVKVTDFGIARIEGVSVGSQPGTFKGKLPYSAPEVLQGGPATAASDQFALGIVLHELLSGRHPFEPGESADSMALALAIIQQEPAPLAEVPPALHAVILRALARAPAQRFPRPEDMAEALSRYLAQSGEPASSHALAGFIAQLHPPPTLLEREEPAEQPHAQTHTLPHLTLSPNAMKTPNSELPPEEDWDEVPGGPALSTSGQVVRTEPESTPPLASRCAHCHAPLPADGARCSRCGQTQSPVISPLGRDDTPLELASPSRTPEPAEFSPLELGGPRAAQAELPRLAERAPRPQNTYVPVDMRGPWRRRLRSLLTTLLVLGAVGGALWVAWPHAGPLLARLRASLGVAPHTAILSIQSTPSGATVSVDGKVVGTTPLFIDNIYPEQDIPVRLTLKGYKPWKGTFTGNQPVSLDVQLKR
- a CDS encoding ClpXP protease specificity-enhancing factor SspB, translating into MDNKVPEKKARLLAALDRGMVMIHLDARRPGVLVPHSLRSESHLRLNLSYRFDPPDLTVGEWGVRCTLSFSGSRFKVAVPWSSLFAVTSHVTKESWAYPDDMPAELLQQSMVTSKVPEGMPEPASPPPAPMERPRAVLREVLPPPESEAPLPPSEAEGPKDEPPEPRRGHLRLVK
- the smpB gene encoding SsrA-binding protein SmpB; amino-acid sequence: MSGAKGKGGGKSGTGEPGIRVITENRKARATYSVDEKLEAGLLLTGSEVKALRAGTVNLSDAYALPKGDELYLLNAHIGTYNPSSFFSHEPLRGRKLLLHREQLDRWMAKVRERGYSIIPLLMYFKQGRAKVELGLCRGKTHEDRRQDIKERETKREMDRAMRRR
- the panC gene encoding pantoate--beta-alanine ligase, producing MAPLVLRTVAETAAWVESLRRSGRSLALVPTMGYLHDGHLSLMREGRRRADVVAASIFVNPTQFGPNEDLSRYPRDLEGDLTKCASAGAEAVFTPEPAEMYPPGFQTSVTVGEVSQGLCGARRPGHFQGVATVVTKLLCLFKPRVALFGEKDYQQLQVIRALERDLCLGVEIVGMPTVREPDGLAMSSRNAYLSPEERHRALALSRGMAAAQALHQRGTREAAALVDVVRRELAAAGLREDYVELVDATSLKPLSAVTPGQPARMIIAAFAGKTRLIDNQPIGG
- the panB gene encoding 3-methyl-2-oxobutanoate hydroxymethyltransferase produces the protein MKDKVTIHTLKRQKQAGQKICMVTAYDATFARLFDEAGADVLLIGDSLGMVVQGHDSTLPVTMDQMVYHSAMVARGTKRALVVGDMPFMSYQVSVQEAVRNAGRLVSEGNVGGVKLEGGAEFADVVSAIVRASIPVMGHLGLTPQSVHKMGGYVVQGRDEDAARKMVDDALALERAGCFSLVLEGVPLDLARQITQKLTIPTIGIGAGKHCDGQVLVCYDLLGMNPDFKPKFVKRFTNLHGSITEAAGAYFSEVRSGNFPDEEHSFKGKQPVRLMPTQPAVSDALPTEVADKVGPIYGAPV
- a CDS encoding deoxynucleoside kinase; the encoded protein is MDNRYIVVEGPIGVGKTSLSDILAGRFGARRTFEIVEENPFLANFYSDRQKYAFQTQIFFLLSRFKQQQELFQTDLFQSVTVSDYLFAKDRIFACLTLDSHELALYERVFEALAPRVTRPDLVIYLKARLDVLLHRIKKRGREFERQFDAGYLEELVHAYNDFFSRYTETPLLVVDTSDIDFVHDEGDLQGLLASIDRAQVSPGRRA